The following coding sequences are from one Comamonas koreensis window:
- a CDS encoding minor capsid protein, with protein MVTVNELLEDEAVRHAVGLQGYSNGVLNRIMAILNRSDKRMLDELISILSDVDPITFKAERLVSMLASVRTIIAAGNAEAGQKLLDELKQFVDYETAYLHQMLLANTPTLVHVASVSTNAVYSAAMSRPFQGVLLKEVWKDLTAQQFKSVRQAIAQGYLEGKTTDAIIRELRGTKAKGFTDGLLEKSRRDVEAVVRTAIAHTAGNAHDAFYAKNSDVIKGLKWSASLDLRTTPQCRIRDGKLYTPETHKPIGHEIPWGAGPGRLHWRCRSASIPVVKSNKELGIDLPDLELRNKSRASMDGQVPPDTTYGDWLKKQSAARQDEVLGQTRARLMRDGKLDLADMYSHKGVFLTLDELRQRDKRAFELAGL; from the coding sequence ATGGTGACGGTGAATGAACTCCTCGAAGATGAAGCCGTTCGGCATGCTGTGGGCCTGCAGGGTTACTCCAATGGCGTTCTGAATCGGATCATGGCCATCTTGAACCGGTCGGACAAGCGGATGCTGGACGAGCTGATATCAATCTTGTCTGATGTGGACCCGATCACATTCAAGGCCGAGCGCCTAGTCTCGATGTTGGCCAGCGTGCGGACGATCATCGCGGCAGGAAATGCTGAGGCAGGGCAAAAGCTACTGGACGAGCTCAAGCAGTTTGTGGACTACGAGACCGCCTACCTGCACCAGATGCTGCTGGCAAATACGCCAACACTGGTGCATGTGGCCTCAGTGTCCACGAATGCGGTCTACTCGGCCGCTATGTCCCGGCCGTTCCAAGGCGTTCTGCTCAAAGAGGTGTGGAAGGATCTTACTGCCCAGCAGTTCAAATCAGTGCGCCAGGCCATCGCACAAGGCTACCTTGAGGGCAAGACGACAGACGCGATCATTCGCGAGCTGCGCGGCACCAAGGCAAAGGGCTTCACTGATGGGCTGCTGGAGAAATCCCGGCGCGATGTTGAGGCGGTGGTGAGAACCGCCATTGCTCACACGGCCGGGAATGCTCACGACGCCTTCTATGCAAAGAACTCTGATGTGATCAAGGGCTTGAAGTGGTCTGCGTCCCTGGACCTGCGGACAACGCCGCAGTGCCGGATCCGTGACGGCAAGCTCTACACGCCAGAGACGCACAAGCCGATAGGGCATGAGATCCCCTGGGGTGCTGGGCCTGGCAGATTGCACTGGCGCTGCCGGTCTGCATCCATCCCAGTGGTGAAGTCAAACAAAGAGTTGGGGATTGACCTGCCGGACCTGGAGCTGCGCAACAAGAGCAGGGCTAGTATGGATGGCCAGGTGCCACCCGACACGACCTATGGGGACTGGCTCAAGAAGCAGTCAGCCGCTCGCCAGGACGAGGTTTTAGGTCAAACCAGAGCGCGACTTATGCGTGACGGAAAACTAGATCTTGCGGACATGTACTCTCACAAGGGCGTGTTTCTGACCTTGGATGAGCTTCGGCAGCGGGACAAGCGGGCTTTTGAATTGGCTGGTCTTTGA
- a CDS encoding DUF4055 domain-containing protein — translation MTAINQQNDTVKRMAEAWAVIDPLMGGTQAMRKAGKTLLPQQPREDDEDYKYRLGTATLFPAYQRTCTVMSGKPFSKQMTINEDVPAKVKALLPDIDGQGRSIHAFASQLFAEAMSHGFGGVLVDYPAEGGTRPYWTHYAHGSILGWRLDTAKGVAQLTQLRLHEAAEVEDGDYGVKMVQRVRVLTPGGWALYEQGTDAWALVDEGVTSLSYIPFVPYYGRRIAFMEGAPPLVDLAHQNVKHWQQQSDQDDSVRFARKRLLVFSGVTDGELSEPTAGSAYALRFADKDAKAEVIQGSAESVTVGRSELEALEDQMIQTGAELLVKQPGQRTATEASNDAEANKSTLQSTVEDFEDAMDRCLQITADWLKAGNGGTVSLFKDFGAATLTDASAQLVLSLQGAGMLTKETTIVEMQRRGVVGPDVDPEAEIEKVQAEGPSLGSMNGDGE, via the coding sequence ATGACAGCTATCAACCAACAAAACGACACGGTCAAGCGGATGGCTGAAGCATGGGCGGTGATTGATCCTCTTATGGGGGGCACTCAGGCTATGCGGAAGGCAGGCAAGACCTTGCTGCCGCAACAGCCCCGTGAAGATGACGAAGACTATAAGTATCGGCTGGGGACTGCGACGCTGTTCCCGGCGTACCAGCGCACCTGCACGGTGATGTCAGGCAAGCCGTTCTCCAAGCAGATGACCATCAACGAGGATGTTCCGGCCAAGGTGAAGGCCTTGCTGCCAGACATCGATGGACAGGGCCGCTCGATCCATGCGTTTGCCTCTCAACTCTTCGCTGAGGCGATGTCTCATGGATTTGGTGGGGTGCTGGTGGATTACCCGGCGGAGGGCGGCACGCGGCCTTACTGGACGCACTATGCGCATGGCTCCATCCTGGGCTGGCGTCTGGATACCGCCAAAGGGGTGGCGCAACTGACCCAATTGCGGCTGCATGAGGCTGCTGAGGTTGAGGATGGCGACTACGGGGTGAAGATGGTGCAACGCGTGCGGGTCCTGACCCCTGGCGGCTGGGCGCTGTACGAGCAAGGCACGGACGCATGGGCCTTGGTGGATGAGGGGGTGACCTCTCTCAGCTACATCCCGTTTGTGCCGTACTACGGCCGGCGCATTGCTTTCATGGAAGGCGCGCCGCCACTGGTGGACCTGGCGCACCAGAACGTAAAGCACTGGCAGCAGCAGAGCGACCAGGACGACTCTGTCCGGTTTGCGCGCAAGCGGCTGCTGGTCTTTTCGGGCGTCACGGATGGCGAGCTATCCGAGCCAACTGCGGGCTCAGCTTATGCGCTCAGATTTGCAGATAAGGATGCCAAGGCCGAAGTGATTCAAGGCTCTGCCGAGTCGGTGACCGTGGGCCGCTCCGAGCTTGAAGCGCTGGAAGACCAGATGATCCAGACGGGCGCCGAGCTGCTGGTGAAGCAGCCAGGCCAACGCACGGCGACAGAAGCATCCAACGATGCCGAGGCCAACAAGTCCACCCTGCAAAGCACGGTAGAGGATTTCGAGGACGCAATGGACCGATGCCTGCAGATAACTGCGGACTGGCTCAAGGCGGGAAATGGCGGGACGGTGTCGCTGTTCAAGGACTTCGGCGCGGCTACTCTCACTGATGCTTCTGCGCAGCTGGTGCTGTCGCTGCAAGGCGCGGGCATGCTGACCAAGGAAACCACCATCGTGGAAATGCAGCGCCGAGGCGTTGTAGGCCCTGATGTGGACCCGGAGGCGGAGATCGAGAAGGTTCAAGCCGAAGGGCCAAGTCTGGGGAGCATGAATGGTGACGGTGAATGA
- a CDS encoding terminase large subunit domain-containing protein: MELHLQPKQTEAFLSQATEILYGGAAGGGKSHLMRVAAIAWCMDIPGLQVYLFRRLSDDLLKNHIEGPTGFPALLGELIEQKFVKVNWSKPISIEFWNGAKIHLCHCQYEKDVTKYQGAEIHVLLIDELTHFTDKIYRYLRGRCRLGGLKLPEKYKGLFPRINAGSNPGGVGHNWVKATFVDPAKPMEIVQQTKEEGGMRRQYIPAKLADNAALLSNDPDYADRLEGLGNAALVKAMRDGDWNIVAGGMFDDVWTEAIHVLEPFDIPSTWRVDRSFDWGSSKPFSVGWWAESDGSPAKLKDGTERSFPRGTLFRIAEWYGWNGKPNEGLKQSDSATAQGVLKREQEMRIEAFVKPGPADNAIFDEVNGDSPAKIQERHKVRWERSDKSPGSRKRGWSVMRERLRASMAERMEEPGLFVFSTCRQFIRTVPVLPRSDTDPDDVDTKAEDHVGDETRYRVLAVKRTAKIETFRW; this comes from the coding sequence ATGGAGCTACATCTACAGCCAAAACAAACGGAGGCGTTTCTTAGCCAGGCAACCGAGATCCTCTATGGGGGAGCGGCTGGAGGCGGCAAATCTCACCTTATGCGAGTGGCCGCGATTGCCTGGTGCATGGATATACCGGGCCTGCAGGTGTACCTGTTCCGCCGCCTGTCCGACGATCTGCTCAAGAACCACATTGAAGGGCCAACCGGCTTTCCTGCACTACTTGGGGAGTTGATTGAGCAGAAGTTCGTCAAGGTCAACTGGTCAAAGCCAATCTCCATCGAGTTCTGGAATGGTGCCAAGATTCACCTTTGCCACTGCCAGTATGAAAAGGACGTAACCAAGTACCAGGGTGCTGAAATTCACGTTCTGCTGATCGATGAGCTGACCCACTTCACGGACAAGATCTACCGATACCTGCGCGGCCGCTGCCGCCTTGGCGGGCTAAAGCTGCCGGAGAAGTACAAAGGCCTGTTCCCGCGCATCAACGCCGGCTCAAATCCGGGAGGCGTTGGGCACAACTGGGTGAAGGCCACCTTTGTTGATCCGGCTAAGCCCATGGAGATCGTCCAGCAGACCAAGGAAGAGGGCGGGATGCGCCGGCAGTACATACCTGCCAAGCTGGCAGATAACGCAGCGCTCCTGAGCAACGACCCCGACTATGCGGATCGCTTGGAGGGTCTGGGCAACGCTGCACTGGTCAAGGCGATGCGTGATGGCGACTGGAACATCGTTGCAGGCGGCATGTTTGACGATGTGTGGACAGAGGCCATCCATGTGTTGGAGCCATTCGATATCCCATCCACATGGCGTGTCGATCGTTCGTTTGACTGGGGCAGCTCCAAGCCGTTTTCTGTGGGCTGGTGGGCGGAGTCTGATGGCTCACCTGCAAAGCTCAAAGATGGCACAGAGAGAAGCTTTCCGCGAGGCACACTGTTCCGCATCGCAGAGTGGTATGGCTGGAATGGCAAGCCCAATGAGGGGCTGAAGCAGAGCGACTCTGCTACTGCGCAAGGCGTGCTCAAGCGAGAGCAGGAGATGCGCATCGAGGCCTTTGTTAAGCCAGGGCCTGCTGATAACGCGATCTTCGATGAGGTCAATGGAGACAGTCCTGCCAAGATCCAAGAGCGGCACAAGGTCCGCTGGGAGCGCTCAGACAAATCTCCTGGCTCTCGCAAGCGTGGATGGTCAGTGATGCGTGAGCGCCTGCGCGCCTCAATGGCGGAGCGTATGGAAGAGCCTGGTCTATTTGTGTTCAGCACCTGCAGGCAGTTCATTCGCACTGTGCCTGTACTTCCGCGTAGCGACACAGACCCAGACGATGTGGATACCAAGGCAGAGGACCACGTTGGCGATGAGACGAGATACCGGGTGTTGGCCGTCAAGCGCACTGCCAAGATAGAGACATTCCGCTGGTAA
- a CDS encoding terminase small subunit — translation MATPKKAEPRALTPKQQAFVDEYLVDLNATQAAIRAGYSAKTAHEQASRLLANVKVSDAVADAKKARSERTKIDADWVLQRLARDATADLADLYDENGCLKSVHDWPIAWRTGLVAGIDTVQERDGEDAEGNPVYATVRKVKLLDRTKLVELIGKHVDVGAFKDKVEHSGEIKTPELRLVLHGATSTAKTNGGVS, via the coding sequence ATGGCAACGCCAAAGAAGGCCGAGCCAAGGGCTCTGACGCCAAAACAACAAGCATTCGTTGATGAGTACCTAGTGGACCTCAACGCAACCCAAGCGGCAATCCGCGCCGGGTACAGCGCCAAGACGGCACATGAGCAGGCAAGCCGCCTGTTAGCAAATGTCAAGGTTTCTGATGCCGTTGCGGACGCAAAGAAGGCGCGTAGTGAGCGAACCAAGATTGATGCTGACTGGGTGCTTCAGCGCCTGGCTCGTGATGCAACAGCAGACCTGGCAGACCTGTATGACGAAAACGGATGCCTGAAGTCGGTACACGACTGGCCCATTGCTTGGCGCACCGGACTCGTTGCTGGCATCGACACTGTGCAGGAGCGAGATGGCGAAGACGCAGAGGGCAACCCCGTCTATGCCACCGTGCGCAAGGTGAAGCTGTTGGACCGGACGAAGCTGGTAGAGCTGATTGGCAAGCATGTGGATGTGGGCGCCTTCAAGGATAAGGTAGAGCACTCAGGCGAGATCAAGACGCCGGAATTGAGGTTGGTGCTGCATGGAGCTACATCTACAGCCAAAACAAACGGAGGCGTTTCTTAG
- a CDS encoding DUF2158 domain-containing protein — MSNFQVGDVVVLNSGGPLMTVTDPAFRPMGSDQVFVAVVWFKDNVVNRDSFLEAVLQKDD; from the coding sequence ATGTCTAATTTCCAAGTGGGTGATGTTGTGGTTCTTAACAGTGGCGGGCCATTGATGACAGTTACCGATCCTGCTTTCAGGCCAATGGGTTCTGACCAGGTTTTCGTTGCTGTAGTGTGGTTTAAGGACAATGTTGTCAACCGCGATAGCTTCCTGGAGGCGGTTCTCCAGAAAGATGACTGA
- a CDS encoding DUF2158 domain-containing protein, protein MTAPSNDLSFLNCRPFSASSLIKLPRPPMLAKVWPGNRVQLASGGPEMTVMDVAADQVTCWWDAGDGTTGKHTFDIALLTCYGAR, encoded by the coding sequence ATGACAGCCCCAAGCAATGACCTCTCATTCCTCAACTGTCGGCCATTCTCCGCGTCCAGCCTGATCAAGCTGCCGCGCCCGCCTATGTTGGCCAAGGTCTGGCCAGGTAACCGCGTGCAGCTCGCATCCGGCGGACCAGAGATGACCGTGATGGATGTGGCAGCGGATCAGGTGACGTGCTGGTGGGATGCTGGCGACGGCACTACAGGCAAGCACACCTTTGATATAGCGCTGCTGACCTGCTACGGAGCGCGGTAA
- a CDS encoding IPTL-CTERM sorting domain-containing protein, with the protein MTSLSTNRSLCNLAGSVLIGLFANSAFAQTCTPVTTSGTYNGVDVTVALTNTVQYGSPYTSCGVTTGANAIYAGTGPGNSKIVYSFSSPQTTARVLFSGANSGESASFSFDVGTPTVSVNASSCTPPITGATVTFPGSDDGADLQVTGSQPFNTLTIDVPVIDQSGSLLDLCAESIAVAPLTPQEINFTSTAPSPAIVGATYEVAATGGASGEPVVLAIDASASAVCSIAGNTVSLLAEGTCVINADQAGNATYEAAPQAQQSFSVTAAPVIPPQAATPVPTLGAWGLAILTSLLGGFAVMRQRRKS; encoded by the coding sequence ATGACCTCTCTATCTACCAATCGCTCTCTTTGCAATCTGGCAGGTTCCGTCCTGATCGGCCTCTTTGCCAATTCAGCTTTCGCTCAAACGTGTACGCCGGTGACTACCTCGGGCACTTACAACGGTGTTGACGTAACCGTGGCGCTGACAAACACCGTTCAGTATGGAAGCCCTTATACAAGTTGCGGTGTGACTACTGGGGCAAATGCAATTTATGCCGGAACTGGGCCGGGCAACTCAAAAATTGTTTATTCATTTTCTTCTCCTCAAACCACCGCTCGTGTTTTGTTCTCAGGAGCAAATTCTGGAGAGTCCGCCTCGTTCTCTTTTGACGTTGGCACTCCAACAGTCTCGGTAAACGCAAGCAGCTGCACGCCTCCGATCACAGGCGCAACTGTAACGTTCCCAGGGTCTGATGATGGTGCGGATTTGCAGGTGACAGGGTCTCAACCCTTCAACACTCTTACAATTGACGTTCCAGTTATTGACCAAAGTGGCAGTCTGCTGGACCTTTGCGCAGAGTCGATTGCAGTTGCTCCACTAACTCCTCAGGAGATCAACTTCACATCGACCGCACCAAGCCCAGCAATCGTTGGTGCAACTTACGAAGTAGCTGCAACAGGCGGCGCCTCCGGCGAGCCAGTTGTTCTGGCCATAGATGCCTCAGCATCTGCTGTTTGCTCGATTGCAGGAAATACGGTCAGCTTGCTTGCTGAAGGCACTTGCGTAATCAATGCTGATCAGGCGGGCAACGCAACATATGAAGCCGCGCCACAAGCTCAGCAATCATTCTCTGTGACCGCAGCCCCCGTGATTCCTCCACAAGCAGCTACACCAGTCCCGACACTGGGAGCCTGGGGTCTGGCAATCCTGACCTCGCTGCTCGGCGGCTTCGCTGTCATGCGTCAACGCCGCAAATCCTGA
- a CDS encoding zinc finger-like domain-containing protein has product MIEERYLSASLASCLADEPHKIGQVDVIKASGMSPRNMAAHYLRLISKPTKEDMTRFYAALLQYTQEKKLEGGTEAIVAAIEWLVDPRCKVCHATGVMTKGDKEHTCPKCKGEKYRKEPANRAAQMLIDHVRTCRAAHGGRMFSLLK; this is encoded by the coding sequence ATGATTGAAGAACGCTACCTATCCGCATCCCTGGCCTCTTGCCTGGCAGACGAGCCCCACAAGATTGGCCAGGTCGATGTCATCAAGGCCAGCGGCATGAGCCCTCGCAACATGGCAGCCCATTACCTGCGCCTGATCTCCAAGCCCACCAAGGAGGACATGACCCGGTTCTATGCCGCGCTCCTGCAGTACACGCAGGAGAAGAAGCTGGAAGGCGGGACTGAGGCAATCGTGGCGGCCATCGAGTGGCTGGTGGATCCGCGTTGCAAGGTCTGCCATGCCACTGGTGTGATGACCAAGGGCGACAAGGAGCACACCTGCCCGAAGTGCAAGGGCGAGAAGTACCGCAAGGAGCCGGCCAACCGCGCAGCCCAGATGCTGATCGACCACGTTCGCACCTGCCGCGCAGCCCACGGCGGAAGAATGTTCAGCCTGCTTAAATAA
- a CDS encoding recombination protein NinG: protein MTFRRTLCPHCRTKLHGHHRIHPECIEPWAEAQAAKKEREEAKRARAAAKVERAETKRRKEAIKSINELTKEAQKEFNAYIRVRDERQPCISCGQALDSYGVGGGVDCGHYRSTGAAKHLRFHPDNAHGQCKHCNRWLSGRVADYRIGLLGRIGEERLLQLEANNEVHKWTKDELRAIKAEYRAKTNELKKERA, encoded by the coding sequence ATGACCTTCCGCCGCACGCTTTGTCCACATTGCCGCACCAAGCTACATGGCCATCATCGAATCCACCCCGAATGCATCGAGCCGTGGGCAGAGGCGCAAGCCGCCAAGAAGGAGCGAGAGGAAGCCAAGCGCGCCCGGGCCGCTGCCAAGGTAGAGCGAGCCGAAACGAAGCGCCGCAAGGAGGCGATTAAGTCAATCAACGAGCTGACCAAAGAGGCTCAGAAGGAATTCAATGCATATATCCGCGTTCGAGACGAGCGACAACCTTGCATATCGTGCGGCCAAGCGCTGGACAGTTATGGGGTTGGTGGTGGGGTTGATTGCGGTCATTACCGCAGCACTGGTGCCGCCAAGCACCTTCGCTTCCATCCTGATAACGCTCACGGCCAGTGCAAGCACTGCAATCGTTGGCTCTCAGGTCGGGTCGCAGATTACCGAATCGGCCTTTTGGGGCGTATTGGCGAAGAACGGCTGCTCCAGCTCGAAGCCAACAACGAAGTCCACAAATGGACAAAAGACGAGCTGAGGGCCATCAAGGCTGAGTACAGAGCAAAGACCAACGAATTGAAGAAAGAGAGAGCCTGA
- a CDS encoding recombination protein NinB yields the protein MTERISLSLWEPIQAHKALMHAWGFVKPWILSGHRLTLEIRPEKRSDAQNRRLWAMLSDISAQVDWHGHRLTAEEWKDVFSAALKRTKVVPGLDGGFVVCGQSTSKMTKAEMADLQTLMEAFGAERGVRFKAVEGQA from the coding sequence GTGACTGAGCGCATCAGCCTCTCCCTGTGGGAGCCCATCCAAGCGCATAAGGCCCTCATGCATGCGTGGGGCTTCGTCAAGCCTTGGATTCTGTCTGGCCACCGCCTCACCCTGGAGATCCGGCCAGAGAAGCGCAGCGATGCGCAGAATCGCCGGCTGTGGGCGATGCTCTCCGACATCTCCGCCCAGGTGGATTGGCACGGCCACCGTCTGACCGCTGAGGAATGGAAGGATGTTTTCAGCGCCGCGCTCAAGCGCACCAAGGTTGTTCCTGGCTTGGATGGCGGATTCGTCGTCTGCGGCCAGTCCACCTCCAAGATGACCAAGGCCGAGATGGCCGATCTGCAGACCCTGATGGAGGCATTCGGGGCAGAGCGGGGCGTTCGGTTCAAGGCGGTGGAGGGCCAGGCATGA